The following are encoded in a window of Planctomycetia bacterium genomic DNA:
- a CDS encoding membrane protein: MDALKSFLDLFLHVNEHLERLVTAWGPWTYVLLFAIIFCETGLVVTPFLPGDSLLFAAGTMAALYPEHLGLPTLLVILIVAAILGDTVNYAIGRWIGPRAFTINRWFLKHEHLERTQAFYARHGGKTIVLARFVPIVRTFAPFVAGVGKMHYPTFLFYNVVGGVAWVAICALAGYFFGTIPAVRKNFELVVVGIVIVSVLPLAWEWWAARRRHRHGG; the protein is encoded by the coding sequence ATGGACGCCCTGAAATCGTTTCTCGACCTGTTCCTGCACGTCAACGAGCATCTCGAACGGCTCGTCACCGCCTGGGGCCCGTGGACCTACGTCCTCCTGTTCGCGATCATCTTCTGCGAGACGGGCCTCGTGGTGACGCCCTTCCTGCCGGGCGACTCGCTCCTGTTCGCGGCGGGCACGATGGCCGCCCTCTATCCGGAGCACCTCGGTCTGCCGACGCTGCTCGTGATCCTGATCGTGGCCGCGATCCTCGGTGACACGGTCAACTACGCGATCGGCCGCTGGATCGGCCCCCGGGCGTTCACGATCAACCGCTGGTTTCTCAAGCACGAGCACCTGGAGCGGACGCAGGCCTTTTATGCCCGGCACGGCGGGAAGACGATCGTCCTCGCCCGCTTCGTGCCGATCGTGCGCACGTTCGCCCCGTTCGTGGCGGGCGTGGGAAAGATGCACTACCCGACGTTTCTGTTCTACAACGTCGTCGGCGGCGTGGCCTGGGTGGCGATCTGCGCCCTGGCGGGCTACTTCTTCGGGACGATCCCCGCGGTCCGCAAGAACTTCGAACTCGTCGTCGTCGGCATCGTGATCGTGTCGGTGCTGCCGCTGGCCTGGGAGTGGTGGGCCGCCCGGCGCCGCCACAGGCACGGGGGCTGA
- a CDS encoding ATPase, producing the protein MNAETFLTIAADWSHWDAAPPRSVPRSVRLPVELRPDVALVIQGVRRGGKSTLLRQLLDHYGLDRSRCLFVNFEDPRLAPALDHVTLQLMVDAFEADRGPGCAYFLDEIQWVDGWQRWLRSQLDRPRGRRFVVTGSNAHLLSGELASSLTGRHHTVELFPFDFAEFRRARPRATLSDYLECGGFPAPATSRDRDLLLRGYFQDIVDRDMRDRVAARSTRPLRQLVQMLYESAGAEMSVRRAAASLGISVDTTSLYIEAAETAYLAFGCPFFAWSARKRAARNRKFYPVDTGLRRIAVAATGQDRGKQLECATYLLLRRRFGEVSYWRGAGEVDFVINAGRGPTPVQVSWDQPTERARRAVDEFHEAHPTAREPVFVTARSFAAGVPDLPGREAG; encoded by the coding sequence ATGAATGCGGAGACATTTCTGACGATCGCGGCGGACTGGAGCCACTGGGACGCAGCCCCTCCGCGGTCCGTCCCCAGGTCCGTCCGGCTGCCGGTCGAACTGCGGCCGGACGTGGCACTCGTCATCCAGGGGGTGCGCCGCGGCGGCAAATCGACGCTGCTCCGGCAGCTGCTCGACCATTACGGCCTCGACCGCTCGCGGTGCCTGTTCGTGAACTTCGAGGATCCCAGGCTCGCGCCGGCACTCGACCATGTCACGCTGCAGCTGATGGTCGACGCCTTCGAGGCTGATCGCGGCCCCGGCTGCGCCTACTTTCTCGACGAGATCCAGTGGGTCGATGGCTGGCAGCGGTGGCTGCGGTCGCAGCTCGACCGGCCGCGCGGCAGGCGGTTCGTCGTCACCGGTTCCAATGCCCATCTGCTCTCGGGTGAACTCGCCTCCTCGCTCACCGGCCGGCACCATACGGTGGAGCTTTTTCCCTTCGACTTCGCGGAGTTTCGCCGCGCACGGCCACGGGCCACGCTCAGTGACTACCTGGAATGCGGCGGTTTTCCGGCGCCGGCCACGTCGCGCGACCGTGACCTCCTGCTCCGTGGATATTTTCAGGACATCGTCGACCGTGACATGCGGGACAGGGTGGCGGCCCGGTCAACCCGGCCGCTTCGGCAGTTGGTGCAGATGCTGTACGAGTCGGCCGGGGCCGAGATGAGCGTGCGGCGGGCGGCGGCGAGCCTGGGCATCTCGGTCGACACAACGAGCCTGTACATCGAGGCTGCGGAGACCGCTTACCTTGCATTCGGCTGCCCGTTCTTCGCCTGGTCGGCCCGAAAGCGGGCGGCGCGGAATCGCAAGTTCTATCCCGTGGACACTGGGCTGCGCCGGATCGCGGTCGCGGCGACGGGGCAGGACCGGGGCAAGCAGCTCGAATGTGCCACGTACCTCTTGCTGCGGCGGCGGTTCGGTGAGGTGAGTTACTGGCGGGGTGCCGGCGAGGTCGATTTCGTGATCAATGCCGGTCGCGGACCGACCCCGGTGCAGGTGAGCTGGGATCAGCCGACGGAACGTGCCCGCCGGGCGGTGGACGAGTTTCACGAAGCCCATCCCACGGCCCGGGAACCGGTGTTCGTGACCGCCCGGTCGTTCGCGGCCGGCGTGCCCGATCTTCCGGGCCGTGAAGCCGGCTGA
- a CDS encoding endonuclease, whose product MRLLSWNIHKGIGGRDRRYSLARIIDCIETENPDIICLQEVDRLVRRSRFDDQPRLLARVLRCHAVFQSNVAVGDGSYGNLVLSRWPVAGRHRLSLRQGSRKPRGAQLLVVDSPEGPLHLVHTHLGLAERERHWQVGRLLGHMLFRSADRHPTLIVGDFNDWRDSLAPAALAANGFRQVTSPRGRFRTFPAWLAVGALDKAFVRGPIDVRHARVVRTSLAKTASDHLPVVIDFHLR is encoded by the coding sequence ATGCGGCTCCTGAGCTGGAACATCCACAAGGGGATCGGGGGCCGCGACCGGCGGTACTCCCTCGCCCGGATCATCGACTGCATCGAGACCGAAAACCCCGACATCATCTGCCTCCAGGAGGTGGACCGGCTCGTCCGGCGCAGCCGCTTCGACGACCAGCCCCGGCTCCTCGCCCGGGTGCTGCGTTGCCATGCGGTGTTCCAGTCGAATGTCGCCGTCGGCGACGGCAGTTATGGAAACCTCGTCCTCTCGCGCTGGCCGGTCGCGGGCCGCCACCGACTCTCGCTCCGCCAGGGATCGCGGAAGCCGCGTGGCGCCCAGCTTCTCGTCGTCGACTCGCCGGAAGGGCCGCTGCACCTCGTCCACACCCACCTCGGCCTCGCCGAGCGCGAGCGGCACTGGCAGGTGGGCCGGCTCCTCGGCCACATGCTTTTCCGCTCCGCCGACCGCCACCCGACGCTGATCGTCGGCGACTTCAACGACTGGCGCGACTCGCTCGCCCCGGCGGCGCTCGCCGCGAACGGGTTCAGGCAGGTGACCAGCCCGCGCGGCCGGTTCCGCACGTTTCCCGCCTGGCTCGCGGTCGGCGCCCTCGACAAGGCCTTCGTCCGCGGCCCGATCGACGTCCGCCACGCCCGGGTCGTGCGCACGAGCCTCGCCAAGACCGCCAGCGACCACCTGCCGGTGGTGATCGACTTTCACCTGCGCTGA
- a CDS encoding peptidase M3, which produces MQDGLRIEVPQMTVTADSDSTLPTLARPWTGPCGGVPPLAGVAAADLEPAIAAGMAEQIAALERIGLKDEPATFTNTNVPYELSGRSLERALAVYETYTAGLSDDAVQEVERQVAPRLAAHADRIVQDERLCNRIAAVFAGRDQAGLGPEAQRLAWLQHTDLVRAGARLDATAKHELAAVNAELAALHTTFSQNVLRDEAERTIHLTAAEDLQGLPEPLRDAARQAALAAGLPGWVIANTRSAVEPFLVHASRRDLRERVWRMFVGRGDGGGATDNNAVAARILILRARRARLLGYPTHAHWRLEHSMAGTPERAVALMEAVWKPAVARVRDEVAALQAVADQEAAGIRIAAWDYRHYAEKVRLATYDLDQAEVLPHLQLDNLREGMFFTAERLFGLVFEPVTDGSVPVHHPDVRVWRVLRRDGGTVGLWYFDPFARTGKRSGAWMGSFRPQHGLDGGAQALVSNTCNFARPAPGEPVLVSWDDARTLFHEFGHALHGLLSAVEFPSLSGTNVARDFVELPSQVLEHWLATPEVLERFALHVRTGRPIAPDLVARLRRAETCNAGFQTVEYLASAIVDMRLHLAGDVAIDPRAFERETLAALGMPAEIVMRHRIPHFNHVFADDGYAAGYYSYLWADTLAADAWEAFQESPGGAWDAGVAGRFQRHVLAAGNTVDPAVGYRLFRGRDPRIDALLRQRGFA; this is translated from the coding sequence ATGCAGGATGGCCTGCGGATCGAGGTTCCTCAGATGACCGTAACCGCAGATTCCGATTCGACGCTCCCGACGCTCGCCCGCCCGTGGACCGGGCCGTGTGGCGGCGTGCCGCCGTTGGCCGGCGTGGCAGCCGCCGACCTCGAGCCGGCGATCGCGGCGGGCATGGCGGAACAGATCGCCGCGCTCGAACGGATCGGATTGAAGGACGAGCCGGCCACGTTCACCAACACCAACGTTCCCTACGAGTTGTCCGGGCGGTCGCTCGAGCGCGCCCTCGCCGTCTACGAGACCTACACCGCCGGCCTCAGCGACGATGCGGTGCAGGAGGTCGAGCGGCAGGTCGCACCGCGGCTGGCCGCCCACGCCGACCGGATCGTGCAGGACGAGCGGCTCTGTAACAGGATCGCCGCCGTGTTCGCCGGCCGCGACCAGGCCGGCCTCGGGCCCGAAGCGCAGCGGCTCGCCTGGCTGCAGCACACCGACCTCGTGCGGGCCGGCGCCCGGCTCGACGCGACTGCCAAGCATGAACTCGCCGCGGTCAACGCCGAGCTCGCCGCCCTGCACACGACCTTTTCCCAGAACGTGCTCCGCGACGAGGCCGAGCGGACGATCCACCTCACGGCGGCCGAGGACTTGCAGGGGCTGCCCGAGCCGCTCCGCGATGCGGCCCGGCAGGCGGCTTTGGCCGCTGGATTGCCGGGCTGGGTGATCGCCAACACCCGGTCCGCCGTCGAGCCGTTCCTCGTGCATGCCTCGCGCCGCGACCTGCGCGAGCGGGTATGGCGGATGTTCGTGGGCCGCGGTGACGGCGGCGGCGCGACCGACAACAACGCCGTCGCGGCGCGGATTCTTATCCTCCGTGCCCGCCGGGCCCGGCTGCTCGGCTACCCCACCCACGCCCACTGGCGGCTGGAGCACTCGATGGCCGGCACGCCGGAGCGGGCCGTGGCGCTCATGGAGGCGGTGTGGAAACCGGCCGTGGCCCGCGTGCGCGACGAGGTTGCGGCGCTGCAGGCTGTCGCCGATCAAGAAGCCGCAGGCATCAGGATCGCGGCCTGGGACTACCGGCACTACGCCGAGAAGGTGCGGCTGGCGACCTACGACCTCGATCAGGCGGAGGTGCTGCCGCACCTGCAACTCGACAACCTGCGCGAGGGCATGTTCTTCACGGCGGAGCGGCTCTTCGGCCTCGTCTTCGAGCCGGTGACGGACGGATCGGTTCCCGTCCATCACCCCGACGTCCGCGTCTGGCGGGTGCTGCGGCGCGACGGCGGCACGGTCGGCCTCTGGTACTTCGACCCGTTCGCCCGGACAGGCAAACGGTCGGGGGCCTGGATGGGGAGTTTTCGGCCGCAGCACGGGCTCGACGGCGGCGCTCAAGCGCTCGTCTCCAACACCTGCAACTTCGCCCGGCCGGCGCCGGGGGAGCCGGTGCTCGTGAGCTGGGACGACGCGCGGACGCTGTTTCACGAGTTCGGCCATGCGCTCCACGGCCTGCTGTCGGCCGTCGAGTTTCCGTCACTGTCGGGCACGAACGTGGCCCGCGACTTTGTCGAGCTGCCGTCGCAGGTGCTCGAGCACTGGCTGGCGACACCGGAGGTGCTGGAGCGGTTTGCCCTCCACGTCCGCACCGGCCGGCCGATCGCTCCCGACCTCGTCGCCCGGCTGCGCCGCGCGGAGACGTGCAACGCGGGGTTCCAGACGGTCGAGTATCTGGCCAGCGCCATCGTCGACATGCGGCTGCACCTCGCGGGGGACGTCGCCATCGATCCGCGGGCCTTCGAGCGGGAGACGCTCGCCGCCCTGGGCATGCCGGCGGAGATCGTGATGCGGCACCGGATCCCGCACTTCAACCACGTCTTCGCCGACGACGGCTACGCGGCCGGCTACTACAGCTACTTGTGGGCCGACACGCTGGCCGCCGACGCCTGGGAGGCCTTTCAAGAATCCCCGGGCGGCGCCTGGGACGCAGGCGTCGCCGGCCGCTTCCAGCGGCACGTGCTGGCGGCGGGCAACACGGTCGATCCCGCCGTCGGCTACCGCTTGTTCCGCGGCCGCGACCCGCGGATCGACGCCCTCCTCCGGCAACGCGGCTTCGCCTGA
- the cls-2 gene encoding cardiolipin synthase yields MDDFLAAAWKWWIALWPHLLATGILCINVAASIHAILLKRDTRSTIGWVGLIWASPVFGAVAYALLGVNRIRSRATRLRAGQTRIVHELRAALPDSDRLRTALGPDAAPLRSLATLVETVSERPLVDGNAIEPLRGGDEAYPLMLAAIDGATRSVGICSYIFDNDPTGRLFVDSLARAVDRGVAVRVLVDGIGSTYTIPSIVGLLDGKGVRVERFLPTSVPFYFPYANLRNHRKIMVVDGAVGFTGGLNIRDGCWLEHQPRHPVRDTHFRLRGPIVAQLLEVFVEDWEFAAEEPLAGPAWEPDLSPAGTTLARGIRYGPDDPELGRIKLVIVGALAAARKSVRIMTPYFLPDDAVCQALDVAALRGVQVDIVLPAENNLLLVGWASTALLWQVLGKGCNVWMSPPPFEHTKLMTVDGEWAMFGSGNWDDRSMRLNFEFNVETYDRDLVGRLDREIAAVIARSRRKTLAEVDARSLPVRLRDGIARLFSPYL; encoded by the coding sequence ATGGACGACTTCCTCGCCGCGGCCTGGAAATGGTGGATCGCCCTCTGGCCGCACCTGCTGGCGACCGGCATCCTCTGCATCAACGTGGCCGCCTCGATCCACGCCATCCTCCTCAAGCGCGATACGCGCAGCACGATCGGCTGGGTGGGCCTGATCTGGGCATCGCCGGTGTTCGGGGCGGTCGCCTACGCGCTGCTGGGCGTCAACCGGATCCGCTCCCGGGCGACGCGGCTCCGGGCCGGCCAGACGCGAATCGTCCACGAACTCCGCGCGGCCCTGCCCGATTCCGACCGGCTCCGGACGGCGCTCGGGCCCGACGCGGCGCCGCTCCGGTCGCTGGCCACGCTCGTGGAGACCGTCAGCGAACGGCCGCTGGTGGACGGCAACGCCATCGAGCCCCTGCGCGGCGGCGACGAGGCCTACCCGCTGATGCTCGCCGCCATCGACGGGGCGACGCGCAGCGTGGGCATCTGCTCCTACATCTTCGACAACGACCCGACCGGCCGGCTGTTCGTCGATTCCCTGGCCCGGGCGGTGGACCGCGGCGTCGCCGTCCGCGTTCTCGTCGACGGCATCGGCTCGACCTACACGATTCCCTCGATCGTCGGCCTGCTCGACGGCAAGGGGGTGCGGGTCGAGCGGTTCCTGCCCACGAGCGTGCCGTTTTACTTTCCCTATGCCAACCTGCGCAACCACCGCAAGATCATGGTCGTGGACGGGGCGGTCGGGTTCACCGGTGGCCTCAACATCCGCGACGGCTGCTGGCTCGAGCACCAGCCGCGGCACCCGGTCCGCGACACCCACTTCCGCCTCCGCGGCCCGATCGTCGCCCAACTGCTCGAGGTCTTCGTCGAGGACTGGGAGTTCGCCGCCGAGGAGCCGCTCGCCGGCCCGGCCTGGGAGCCGGACCTGTCCCCTGCCGGCACGACGCTCGCCCGCGGCATCCGCTACGGACCCGACGACCCGGAGCTCGGCCGCATCAAGCTCGTGATCGTGGGGGCCCTGGCCGCGGCGCGGAAGTCGGTGCGGATCATGACCCCGTACTTCCTCCCCGACGACGCCGTCTGCCAGGCGCTCGACGTGGCCGCCCTGCGCGGCGTGCAGGTGGACATCGTCCTGCCGGCGGAGAACAACCTGCTGCTCGTCGGCTGGGCCTCGACCGCGCTCCTCTGGCAGGTGCTGGGAAAGGGCTGCAATGTCTGGATGTCGCCGCCGCCCTTCGAGCACACGAAGCTCATGACGGTCGACGGCGAGTGGGCGATGTTCGGCAGCGGCAACTGGGACGACCGGAGCATGCGGCTGAACTTCGAGTTCAACGTCGAGACCTACGACCGCGACCTCGTCGGCCGGCTCGACCGGGAGATCGCCGCGGTCATCGCCCGTTCGCGGCGCAAGACGCTGGCCGAGGTCGATGCCCGAAGCCTGCCGGTCAGGCTGCGCGACGGCATCGCCCGGCTCTTCTCACCCTACCTGTGA
- the mtnB gene encoding methylthioribulose-1-phosphate dehydratase, with protein sequence MTATASPPSVADSIEQLRAIGREFHSRSWSLGTSSNYSVVVSRDPLRLLITASGKDKSALGRDDFVTVDATGTVVDGSTRRSSAETLLHCLIAELLPGVGAVLHTHSVWSTLLSGTDLARGSLRIEGYEMLKGLEGIGTHDTAEEVPIFANAQDMTELSGRIRAAFSQSDWTRPGRPPGHGFLLSRHGLYTWGRDLAEARRHVEIFEFLFECVARSRLLGPGAVSATAEHR encoded by the coding sequence ATGACCGCCACAGCCAGTCCCCCGAGCGTCGCCGACTCGATCGAGCAACTCCGGGCCATCGGCCGGGAATTCCATTCCCGCTCGTGGTCGCTCGGCACCAGCAGCAATTACAGCGTCGTCGTCTCGCGGGATCCGCTCCGGCTCCTCATCACCGCCAGCGGCAAGGACAAGTCGGCCCTCGGCCGCGACGATTTCGTCACCGTCGACGCCACGGGAACGGTCGTTGACGGCTCGACCCGCCGGTCGTCGGCCGAGACGCTGCTCCACTGCCTGATCGCCGAGCTGCTCCCCGGCGTCGGCGCCGTCCTCCACACGCACTCCGTCTGGTCGACGCTCCTCTCCGGCACCGACCTCGCCCGCGGCAGCCTGCGGATCGAGGGCTATGAAATGCTCAAGGGGCTGGAGGGGATCGGCACGCACGACACCGCCGAGGAGGTGCCGATCTTCGCCAACGCCCAGGACATGACCGAACTCTCCGGCCGGATCCGGGCGGCGTTCTCGCAGTCCGACTGGACGCGGCCCGGCCGGCCACCGGGGCACGGGTTCCTGCTCTCCCGGCACGGGCTCTACACCTGGGGCCGCGACCTCGCCGAGGCCCGCCGCCACGTGGAGATCTTCGAGTTTCTCTTCGAGTGCGTGGCCCGCAGCCGTTTGCTCGGCCCGGGTGCTGTCTCCGCCACAGCCGAACACCGCTAG
- the mtnD gene encoding acireductone dioxygenase → MAIVTVPDQDRRITAPAEIAAFLRDHGIHYERWPLEDRVDPAAPAEAILAAYAPEIDELKRRGGFVTADVIDVRPETPNLDVMLAKFAKEHTHTEDEVRFILQGRGVFHINPGDRPVFAIEVWAGDLISVPLGTRHWFDLCGDRRIRAIRLFQDMTGWTPHYLDDGVHGRYEPLCLGPAWVAGSAETAS, encoded by the coding sequence ATGGCGATCGTCACCGTCCCCGACCAGGACCGCCGCATCACCGCGCCCGCCGAGATCGCGGCCTTCCTCCGCGACCACGGCATCCACTACGAGCGCTGGCCGCTCGAGGACCGGGTCGATCCGGCCGCCCCCGCCGAGGCGATCCTCGCCGCCTACGCCCCGGAGATCGACGAGCTCAAGCGGCGCGGCGGCTTCGTCACGGCCGACGTCATCGACGTCCGCCCCGAGACGCCGAACCTCGACGTCATGCTGGCGAAGTTCGCCAAGGAGCACACCCACACCGAGGACGAGGTCCGGTTCATCCTCCAGGGCAGGGGAGTGTTTCACATCAACCCCGGCGACCGGCCGGTGTTCGCCATCGAGGTCTGGGCCGGCGACCTGATCAGCGTGCCGCTCGGCACCCGGCACTGGTTCGATCTCTGCGGCGACCGGCGGATCCGCGCCATCCGGCTGTTCCAGGATATGACTGGCTGGACGCCGCATTACCTCGACGACGGCGTCCACGGCCGCTACGAGCCGCTCTGCCTCGGCCCCGCCTGGGTCGCCGGGTCCGCGGAGACGGCCTCGTGA
- the mtnC gene encoding enolase-phosphatase E1, translating into MIVFDGRGILLDVEGTTSSIAFVYDVLFAHAKDRVGEFLAAHKDDPAVRAAAAGIAATAGLPTADLDDAAGRAAVALAAIDLMNRDVKDTSLKALQGMIWRSGFESGAIVAHVFEDVPPALAAWADAGLDVRIYSSGSNEAQRLFFGHTLAGDLTPHLRGHYDTTTGPKREPESYTAIAAAMGLEPRQILFVSDVGAELDAARRAGMATALAIRPGNRDPGGVFDHDPIHSFAEIVT; encoded by the coding sequence GTGATCGTCTTCGACGGCCGCGGCATCCTCCTCGACGTCGAGGGCACGACCTCGTCGATCGCCTTCGTCTACGACGTGCTCTTCGCGCATGCGAAGGATCGCGTCGGTGAGTTTCTCGCCGCGCACAAAGACGACCCCGCCGTCCGTGCCGCCGCCGCCGGCATCGCGGCGACCGCCGGGCTGCCGACCGCCGACCTGGACGACGCTGCGGGGCGTGCCGCCGTGGCCCTGGCCGCAATCGATCTGATGAACCGCGACGTCAAGGACACGTCGCTCAAGGCGCTGCAGGGAATGATCTGGCGGAGCGGCTTCGAGTCGGGCGCGATCGTGGCCCACGTCTTCGAAGACGTGCCGCCGGCGCTCGCCGCCTGGGCCGATGCGGGCCTCGACGTGCGCATCTATTCGTCGGGCTCGAACGAGGCCCAGCGGCTGTTCTTCGGCCACACCCTGGCCGGCGACCTGACGCCGCACCTGCGCGGGCATTACGACACGACCACGGGGCCGAAGCGCGAGCCGGAGAGTTACACGGCGATCGCCGCCGCCATGGGGCTCGAGCCGCGGCAGATTCTGTTCGTCAGCGACGTCGGGGCCGAGCTCGACGCGGCCCGCCGAGCGGGCATGGCCACGGCCCTCGCCATCCGCCCCGGCAATCGCGATCCGGGGGGCGTGTTCGACCACGACCCGATCCACTCGTTCGCCGAGATCGTCACATGA
- the glgE gene encoding alpha-1,4-glucan:maltose-1-phosphate maltosyltransferase: MPDRQPEFPADAIHRVAIDRVMPEIDGGRFAVKRIRGDEVVVEADIVCDGHEELDCRLLVRHGDAGQWAEHALACAGNDRWRGSFIADRIGSWQYTVTARVDRFGTWLRDLRLREAAGEDLAVELAVGATLVSAAGHAAPAATAAELDALALALRGPAWADALRSPRLRDLMALYADRRDETRLDLPRTIWVDRAKARRSSWYEVFPRSWGKEPGDHGTLADLADRLEYVRDLGFDVLYLPPIHPIGRSFRKGKNNALAAGPDDVGSPWGIGGPEGGHTAIHPQLGTFADFERLRQRADSLGIELALDIAVQCSPDHPWVTEHPEWFRRRPDGSIRYAENPPKKYQDIVPFDFQSGQWRELWRALAGVFRFWIGKGVHIFRVDNPHTKPFSFWEWLIADIRRTAPDTIFLAEAFTRPKTMYRLAKLGFTQSYTYFTWRTEKAELAAYLAEVTSPPVSDFFRPNFWPNTPDILHESLQTGGRPMFLVRLALAALSVGNWGIYGPALELMAATPREPGSEEYLDSEKYEIKCWDLDAPESLAPFIARLNELRRAEPALARDRPPLVQEIDDPYLLAWSRHDPQTGNAVLVVVNLRPREDRAGRLALDPASLGLAGHGRVLAHDLLDESPHTSAQAATQAATHAWDLGGVTIECTPDRPVRVFRLMAAE; this comes from the coding sequence GTGCCCGATCGACAGCCGGAATTCCCCGCCGACGCGATCCACCGCGTGGCCATCGACCGCGTCATGCCCGAGATCGACGGCGGCCGGTTCGCCGTCAAGCGGATCCGCGGCGACGAGGTCGTGGTCGAGGCCGACATCGTCTGCGACGGCCACGAGGAGCTCGACTGCCGGCTGCTCGTCCGGCACGGCGATGCGGGGCAGTGGGCCGAGCATGCGCTCGCCTGCGCCGGCAACGACCGCTGGCGCGGCTCGTTCATCGCCGACCGGATCGGCTCCTGGCAGTACACCGTCACGGCCCGCGTCGATCGCTTCGGCACCTGGCTGCGCGACCTGCGCCTGCGCGAGGCGGCCGGCGAGGACCTCGCGGTCGAGCTGGCCGTCGGGGCAACGCTCGTCTCCGCCGCCGGCCACGCCGCCCCGGCAGCGACCGCCGCCGAGCTCGACGCCCTGGCCCTCGCCCTGCGCGGGCCGGCCTGGGCCGACGCGCTGCGGTCGCCGCGGCTCCGCGACCTGATGGCCCTGTATGCCGACCGGCGCGACGAGACCCGGCTCGACCTGCCGCGGACGATCTGGGTGGACCGGGCCAAGGCCCGGCGCAGCAGCTGGTACGAGGTCTTTCCGCGGTCGTGGGGCAAGGAGCCCGGGGATCACGGCACGCTCGCCGACCTCGCCGACCGGCTCGAGTACGTCCGCGACCTCGGCTTCGACGTCCTCTACCTGCCGCCGATCCATCCCATCGGCCGCTCGTTCCGCAAGGGCAAGAACAACGCCCTCGCGGCCGGGCCCGACGACGTCGGCAGCCCGTGGGGCATCGGCGGCCCCGAGGGGGGGCACACGGCGATCCATCCACAGCTCGGCACGTTCGCCGACTTCGAGCGGCTCCGGCAGCGGGCCGACTCGCTCGGCATCGAGCTGGCGCTCGACATCGCCGTGCAGTGCTCGCCGGACCATCCCTGGGTGACGGAACATCCCGAATGGTTCCGGCGCCGGCCCGACGGCTCGATCCGGTACGCGGAAAATCCCCCCAAGAAATACCAGGACATCGTCCCCTTCGACTTCCAGTCCGGCCAGTGGCGCGAGTTGTGGCGGGCGCTGGCGGGCGTGTTTCGCTTCTGGATCGGGAAGGGGGTGCACATCTTCCGCGTCGACAATCCCCACACCAAGCCGTTTTCATTTTGGGAATGGTTGATCGCCGACATCCGCCGCACCGCCCCGGACACGATCTTTCTGGCCGAGGCGTTCACGCGGCCGAAGACGATGTACCGGCTCGCCAAGCTCGGCTTCACGCAGTCCTACACCTACTTCACCTGGCGCACGGAGAAGGCCGAGCTTGCCGCCTACCTCGCCGAGGTCACGAGCCCGCCCGTCTCCGACTTCTTCCGCCCCAACTTCTGGCCCAACACGCCCGACATCCTCCACGAGTCGCTCCAGACCGGGGGCCGGCCGATGTTCCTCGTCCGGCTGGCGCTGGCCGCGCTCTCCGTGGGCAACTGGGGGATCTACGGCCCCGCGCTCGAGCTGATGGCGGCGACGCCGCGCGAGCCGGGCAGCGAGGAATACCTCGATTCGGAGAAGTATGAGATCAAGTGCTGGGATCTCGACGCCCCGGAGAGCCTGGCGCCGTTCATCGCCCGGCTCAATGAACTCCGGCGCGCCGAACCGGCGCTGGCCCGCGACCGGCCGCCGCTGGTGCAGGAGATCGACGACCCGTACCTGCTCGCCTGGTCGCGGCACGATCCGCAGACCGGCAATGCCGTGCTCGTGGTGGTGAACCTGCGGCCGCGGGAGGACCGCGCCGGCCGACTGGCGCTCGATCCGGCGTCGCTCGGCCTCGCGGGCCATGGCCGTGTCCTGGCCCACGACCTGCTCGACGAGTCGCCCCACACATCGGCGCAGGCGGCGACGCAGGCAGCGACGCATGCCTGGGATCTCGGCGGCGTGACGATCGAATGCACGCCCGACCGGCCGGTCCGCGTTTTCCGGCTCATGGCCGCGGAGTAG